In Bacillota bacterium LX-D, the genomic stretch CTGGTCACCATTTGCTAATTTCACAAAATATTCAGAGCCAGAAAAAACGCCCAATAGAGCTAGATTCTTAATCCTTAGCCCTGTTTCTTCCTTTACTTCCCGTATAGCAGTATCTTCCAAAGACTCTCCAAGCTCCATTAACCCACCTGGCAAATCCCAAATATCATCCTTCCTTTTGATCATAAGAATTTGCTTTTTTTCGTTTAAAACTATAACTTTAGATCCAGTAAGAATTAAACTTCTGTGGCCAACTAATCCACGAAGATCTTCTATGTATCCCAATTTAATTTTCACCTCAAAATTTTCTAATTAAGCAATCTGTATTCTATGATGGAAAGATA encodes the following:
- a CDS encoding NUDIX domain-containing protein, with amino-acid sequence MGYIEDLRGLVGHRSLILTGSKVIVLNEKKQILMIKRKDDIWDLPGGLMELGESLEDTAIREVKEETGLRIKNLALLGVFSGSEYFVKLANGDQYYAVTVVYITQEYYGYLHSDNIEGNEVDFLNPFEIIPLVNPKMHKILKMYQAEYLKK